A segment of the Prochlorococcus marinus str. SB genome:
ACAATTGGACTAGCGGCATCAAAAAAATGACACGCATTGATACCAGTAAAAGCTTGAATTTTATAAGACAATTCATCAGCAGTTAATGGACCAGTTGCGAGGATCGTAATATTTTCTTTGCTAGGGATATCCAATTGTTCAAACCTCTTAATTTCGATTAAAGGATGATTAGATAAAATTTCAGTCAAAGCGTTACTAAATTTTGATCTATCAACCGCCAAGGCACCTCCAGCAGGAACAGCAAATTTATCTGCTGTATTGATGATCAATGAATTAAAACCTCTTAGCTCTTGCTGCAATAAACCTGCCGCTCTATCTGGACTTAATGCCCCAAAGCTATTGCTACAAACTAATTCTGCAAATGTACTCGTATGATGAGCTGGAGTTGATTTGAAAGGTCTCATTTCGACTAATTTAACTGGCACACCAGAGGTTGCCAATTGCCAAGCTGCTTCGGAACCTGCAAGACCTGCTCCAATTACTATTACTTCTTTCCCTATCAAATCGAATTAATCCTTACCCAAAAAGTCTCTATTGAATTGCTCTCTTGCAGGCTTTTGAATGTTAAATACAACCCAAGCTAGAGCAGCAATAATTGGGGCAAAAACGACAATAGTTCTTAACATCTTTTTAATTTGATAACTAATTAAATATATTAGCTTTTTAACGCAGATAAGGAGAGAATTTATTAAATTTTTATCTAATTATTTAAAAATTGTATTGCAATTGTTTAAGTAAGAATAATAAGTTGTTTTTTTTACCTTAAAAAGGGATAATTCATTATGTATTCTTTTTAACATTACGGGTCGCTAGCTCAGCGGTAGAGCATCCGGCTTTTAACCGGCTGGTCCTGAGTTCGAATCTCAGGCGACCCACATCTACATTAATTGAATTCATTGACCATAAATAAATAAAAACGACTTAAACTTAGCTTTAAAAGATACTTTTTTTAATAAAAAATTGATTAAGCATAAAGAATAAAGCCAACTGTATTCGAAAACTGAATTTAAGAGCAAATAAACAATGAATTAATTAGGATAAATTTTGCTCAGTATTCAACCATAACTTACATATCAAAAATAAAATGCCTTCTTGGTTTAAAAGATCATAATTTCCCGATGACTAATCTTCGCAACATAAAAAAACACAACAATAGAATTCGACATGAATTTTTGAAACGCTATTTTATCCATACAGAGCGTAAATACATCCATTAGATATCCTTTGGAAGAAAGTCTAAAC
Coding sequences within it:
- a CDS encoding photosystem II protein Y, whose amino-acid sequence is MLRTIVVFAPIIAALAWVVFNIQKPAREQFNRDFLGKD